TTCGGGGGTGGTTACCAGAAAAGAAAGCGTGCCCAGCGTCATAATAAAAACCAACAGACTCCCCACCATACTGGCTAAAGGCGCTACTTTATAAAGGCCCACCAAAACGGCTATTGTTATCAGAAATAAGCCTAAACCGTAAGAAAAACCATAGGTATTGTTTTGAATATGCCACGCGTGATGGGCCGGTATCAACTCCCCTTCTTTGTTCTGGTAATTTTTATATTCCTGGGGGTAATTGTAGAAAAACGACATAAACGGACTATTGGCCACGAAAGGAACAATGCCGTCGGCTTCGTAAGTAAAAAACTTGAGGCCGCCAATCCATAGAAATACCACGACAATACCGAAGCGAACCGCTGATTTACCTAGCTGGTCTAAACGGGCTATTTGTTGTATTAATTGATTTTTCATGTTGCTATGCTTTTGCGATTATTAAAAGAACAACACAAAGGTAATGCAGCTACCGCCACCCGAACATGGACAAATCGGGACAAAGCCTGCACAAAACCGCCACTGGTAACCCAGTCAAAAATTTAAAAAATAAAGAAAACTCAAGCCACCAGATCCGCTACCACCGAAATACCCGTTAGATCACGAAAAGCCTGGGGCGATACGTGGGTAAATTTTTTAAAAAACCGACTGAAATAAAACTCATCGTTGAATTGTAGCTTATAGGCTATTTCTTTGATGCTTAAACGGGTTAAATGCAGTTGCTTTTTAGCTTCCAGAATCAGCCGTTCCTGGATCAGTTCCGAGGGTGTTTTGCCGAAATACTTTTTGCTGCGCTTGTTCAGGCTGTTGGTGGTTATGGCGAGTAGTTCGGCGTAATCCGCGGGCTTATGTAAAAATAAAAAATGCTGCTCCAGTAAATCTTTAAACCGGTTCATGAGCTCATCCTGTTCTTTTAAAACCGGAGGTTCGGCTAAAGCCCGTAGTTTAATGCTGCTCGATTTGGCCAGTAAAAGCTGCAGATAAGAACGTAACACCGTTTCATCGGGGCGTTGCGGATCAAAGTCGGCATTTAAGTCTTGTAATAATTGCTGAAATATGCGGGCTTCGGCCACCGTAAGCTTTACGCACGGCTCCAGGTAAATATTATTAAAAAGGAGTCCGTTGCAGGCTACCTGTACTTTGTGGTACTCGATGCAGTAAAAGTCGCCGTGAAATTGCAGCGCCGTTAGCTGCACCGGGGTTTGCTGCTCCATAAAAATTTGCTGCAAAGGCGTAGCAAAAACCAGCACCGGCGCTTTAACTGGGAAAACCGCAAAATCGGCGTGGTAAATACCGGTGCCTTCCGCGATAAACAACCAAGTGTATTCGGCAAACTGAACCGGCTTCTGAAACACACTGGCGCTGTCCGGGTTTAAGCCAAATAACAAATCGTTTCCTCGTAGAAGCGCTTTTTTCATTAGAATTAACTTAAGAATGCTTACCGGAAATTACAACTACTGGCCGGCGAGCGTATTTTACCCGAAGTTTACTTCCGGCAGCTCCGCAAATATCTTTACTTTGCACGACATCCACCCAGAGAAATTAACCTGATTTTGGATGACTTGCGGGATGGTTTAGACCCTTGCTGGTTGCGGATATAATTTTTTAAATTTAAAAAATATGAATCAAACTTCTTTCTTATTATTCCGGGTAGCCATTGGCATGAGCTTACTGGGGCACGGCCTGGTGCGCTTGCCCAAACTGGCAACCTTTAGCCAATGGATGGTGGGGCTTTTTGCGAAATCCATGCTCCCCGAATTTCTGGTAACGCCTTTTAGTTATTTGTTACCTATTGCCGAGTTTGTAATTGGCTTATTGCTGGTTTTGGGCCTGTTTACCCGCCCCGCTTTAATGGCCGGCGCCTGGATGATGATTTTTTTAATTTTTGGCACTTGCCTCCTCGAAAACTGGGATGCTTTGCCCTCGCAACTCATTCACGTGGCTTTTTTGGCCGGCTTACTAAATTTTACCCAAAGTAACACCTGGGCGCTGGATCATGTAATTTTTAAAAATAATGCCCGAGGTTGATACTGGGGCAGCCAGAACTTTCTCATCAGGTCTGTTCATCATCCGGTTCCTGGCCAGTGGTAAGCTTAGGTTATTAGCTTTTAATTTAAGTTTAACGGTTTGCCCGGCCTGAGGCCTACCAAATAGTAGACACGAGCGGGACGCTCGCGCCAGCAAAGTTGGTTCCAGGCAAATAAATTGTTGTTTGAAAATGACCGGTTCTAATTAGCCGAAAGCTCGAAAGATTTAACTTCTTTCTCGTCCCCGTTTAAAATCAAACCTAAACGGTGTAGTCCGGGGTAAAAGGTTCGGGTGGTAATGCGTCTGAAACTTTGCCGGCGGGTGATGGTTACTTCTTCGTGGGGCAAAAACAAACGCTCGCTTATTTTAAAAACTTTTTTAGCGTGGGTGTTATTTTGCTTTAGATAATAAATGGCGTACTCAATTCGCACCAGTTGTTCCGCAGTCTGCTCGTTTTTAATCCGAAACACAAACTCCAGATTGCCGCCAATGTGCACTACCGGGGTATTTAGTTCAAAGCTGGTAAGCCTTATGTTTTTAGCCGACAAGCCATAGTGATTCAGGATTTCGGGGTGGCCTTGTTTGAGTAAAGTGCGGCAACCGTGTTTAATCAGTGCATCTACTTCTTTGCTGGCACCCTTCCATTGGGCGGCAATTTGTAAAACTAACTGCGGATGATCTTTGGCAATGTCGTTCAGGTTATTGGCGACGCTGCGTCGCACA
The sequence above is a segment of the Adhaeribacter swui genome. Coding sequences within it:
- a CDS encoding DUF417 family protein, which gives rise to MKNQLIQQIARLDQLGKSAVRFGIVVVFLWIGGLKFFTYEADGIVPFVANSPFMSFFYNYPQEYKNYQNKEGELIPAHHAWHIQNNTYGFSYGLGLFLITIAVLVGLYKVAPLASMVGSLLVFIMTLGTLSFLVTTPESWVPHLTDEHHGFPYLSARGRLVIKDLVILGGALITISETAQIYLARLKEKSLKLKLSPAR
- a CDS encoding helix-turn-helix domain-containing protein; its protein translation is MKKALLRGNDLLFGLNPDSASVFQKPVQFAEYTWLFIAEGTGIYHADFAVFPVKAPVLVFATPLQQIFMEQQTPVQLTALQFHGDFYCIEYHKVQVACNGLLFNNIYLEPCVKLTVAEARIFQQLLQDLNADFDPQRPDETVLRSYLQLLLAKSSSIKLRALAEPPVLKEQDELMNRFKDLLEQHFLFLHKPADYAELLAITTNSLNKRSKKYFGKTPSELIQERLILEAKKQLHLTRLSIKEIAYKLQFNDEFYFSRFFKKFTHVSPQAFRDLTGISVVADLVA
- a CDS encoding DoxX family membrane protein, which encodes MNQTSFLLFRVAIGMSLLGHGLVRLPKLATFSQWMVGLFAKSMLPEFLVTPFSYLLPIAEFVIGLLLVLGLFTRPALMAGAWMMIFLIFGTCLLENWDALPSQLIHVAFLAGLLNFTQSNTWALDHVIFKNNARG